From the Vallicoccus soli genome, the window AACTGGAACGGCATCTCCATGACGGCCGCGGAGATGCGGGACAGGATCTCGCCGGCCCGGTCGTCGCCGAGCGAGTCGCTGAGCAGGTCGCGGGCGTAGCCGAAGCCGCCCTGCCCGACGAACGCGCGGGCCTTGACCATCTCGTGGAACTCGGTGAGGACGTCCTCGGCGACCGTCGTCTCGACGTCCTGCAGGCGGACGATCTCCGCCATGATCTCCTCGACCTCGGTCTCGCGCATCTCCGCGAGGATCCGGGCGCTGGCCTCGCGGCCCATCTGGACGAGCAGCACGGCGGCCTTGCGCGGCCCCGTCATCACCTCGTCGGCGGTCTGCGTCGCCATCAGGACCTCCTGTCCGCCATCCAGCCGCGCAGGAGCTGCGCGACCTGCTCGGGCTGGTTCTGGACCATCTCGTTGATCTCGTCACGGGCGAGGGCCAGCTGGCCGGCGCGGGGGTCGACCGGGTCGGCCGCCTCCAGCGCGAGCGCCTCGGACGCCCCCTCGAGCGCGGCGGCCTCGTTGGCCGCCTGCAGCTCGAGCGCCGCCTGGAGCTTCTCCAGCTGGATCTTCTCGTCCTCGCTGAGCTGGGCGGCGGCCTTCTTGCGCCGCCGCCGGCGCACCACGGCACCCCAGAGCAGGGCCAGCAGCGCCAGGGCGGCCAGGCCGACGCCCTTGAAGAGCGCGTTGCGGGCGGCGGCGGCCTCGGCGGCCTTGGCCTCGGCCAGCTCGGCGGCCGCCGACTGCTCCGCGGAGTCGTCGAACGGCATCGCGCTCACCTGGATGGTGTCGCCGCGGGCCGCGTCGACGCCGGCCGCGGAGGTGACGAGCGCCTGCACCTGCGCCGGGTCGACGGTCCCCGCCGTGCGGGTGTCGAGCAGGACGGCGACGTTGAGCTTGCGCACCGTGCCGGGCGCGGCCTTGCGCACCTCGGTGACCTTGTTGACGGAGTTGTTGACCGTCCGCTTGGTCTTCTCGTACGTGCTGTCGGCGCCGCCGGCGCCCGCCCCGTTGGTCAGCGTGGTGTCGTTGTCCGGGCCGAGCACGCCGTTGTAGCCGAGCGCGCCGCCGGCCTGGCCGGCTCCCGCCCCGGTGTAGGTCTCGCTCTCGGTGGAGTCGGCGAGCGGGGGGACGCGGGGGTCCGTGTACGACTCGCTCGTCGTCTGCGTCTGGTCGTAGTCCAGGTCGGCGGTGAGCCGCACGACCGAGTGGCCGGGGCCGACGACCTTGTCGAGCATGGCCTGCAGGGAGGAGCTGACGCGGTCCTCGTAGTCGCGGGTCTGCTGCGAGCGCAGGTCCCCCGCCGCGCCGCCGGTGCCGCCGTCGGGGCTGGAGAGCACCCGCCCGGTGGCGTCGGCGACCGTGACCGCGTCCGGGTCCATGCCCTCGACGCTCGAGGACACCAGGTTGACCACGGCCTGCACCTGCTGCGAGCCGAGGTCCCGGCCCCGCTGGGTCTCCACGAGCACCGAGGCCGTGGGACGGTCCTCGTCGTCGGTGAAGACGTCCTTCTCGGGGATCGCCAGGTGCACCACGGCCGCCTCGACGCCCTCGATGGAGCCGATGGTCTTGCCGAGCTCGCCCTCGAGCGCCCGCTTGTAGGCGGTCGTCTGCTGGAACTCCGAGCTCGTCATGCTCTGCTCGTCGAGCAGCGCGTACCCGGTGGCCTCGCCGGCCGGCAGGCCCTGCCCGCTCATGGCGATGCGGGTGTCGTACACGGTCTCCCGCGGCACGAGGATGGTCGAGCCGCCGTCCTCGAGCTGGTACGGCGTCCCCGCCGCGTTGAGCTCCTCGACGATGGCGCTGGCGT encodes:
- the fliF gene encoding flagellar basal-body MS-ring/collar protein FliF, with protein sequence MNPALSGALGRATTTLKGFTPGQKAVTALALVAIVVGGLLFSRWAGQPTYAPLFTGLAGEDASAIVEELNAAGTPYQLEDGGSTILVPRETVYDTRIAMSGQGLPAGEATGYALLDEQSMTSSEFQQTTAYKRALEGELGKTIGSIEGVEAAVVHLAIPEKDVFTDDEDRPTASVLVETQRGRDLGSQQVQAVVNLVSSSVEGMDPDAVTVADATGRVLSSPDGGTGGAAGDLRSQQTRDYEDRVSSSLQAMLDKVVGPGHSVVRLTADLDYDQTQTTSESYTDPRVPPLADSTESETYTGAGAGQAGGALGYNGVLGPDNDTTLTNGAGAGGADSTYEKTKRTVNNSVNKVTEVRKAAPGTVRKLNVAVLLDTRTAGTVDPAQVQALVTSAAGVDAARGDTIQVSAMPFDDSAEQSAAAELAEAKAAEAAAARNALFKGVGLAALALLALLWGAVVRRRRRKKAAAQLSEDEKIQLEKLQAALELQAANEAAALEGASEALALEAADPVDPRAGQLALARDEINEMVQNQPEQVAQLLRGWMADRRS